A single window of Anser cygnoides isolate HZ-2024a breed goose chromosome 12, Taihu_goose_T2T_genome, whole genome shotgun sequence DNA harbors:
- the IL34 gene encoding interleukin-34 isoform X2, with protein MQAAPPPAPAVTMHQGYAAVLCVLAVLRLEAAALGECELARLLQDQLRYEKRLQYTKHYFPIGYTLRVQYEEVLRPANITRLRAGAASEASLRYLWFHVSAQAVQRIREALPEQHPSWPYARDLGQLLDALGREYGQYRQSDVAAAVAELVQRLHSGERRPKAVRPKALLDNCLRVLRMLFGAPSF; from the exons ATGCAGGctgcgccgccgcccgcccccgccgtcACCATGCACCAGGGCTACGCGGCCGTGCTGT GTGTCCTGGCCGTGCTGAGGCTGGAGGCTGCCGCGCTGGGCGAGTGCGAGCTGGCGCGGCTGCTGCAGGACCAGCTGCGCTACGAGAAGCGCCTGCAGTACACG AAGCACTACTTCCCCATCGGATACACGCTGCGGGTCCAGTACGAGGAGGTGCTGAGGCCGGCCAACATCACCCGCCTG CGTGCCGGGGCGGCCTCGGAGGCCTCGCTGCGCTACCTCTGGTTCCACGTCAGCGCGCAGGCGGTGCAGCGGATCCGCGAGGCGCTGCCGGAGCAGCACCCGTCATGGCCCTACGCCCGCGACCTGGGCCAGCTGCTCGACGCCCTGGGCCGGGAGTACGGGCAGTACCggcag AGCGAcgtggcggcggcggtggccgAGCTGGTGCAGCGGCTGCACAGCGGCGAGCGGCGCCCCAAGGCCGTGCGCCCCAAGGCGCTGCTGGACAACTGCCTGCGGGTGCTGCGGATGCTCTTCGGGGCGCCCT ctttttaa
- the IL34 gene encoding interleukin-34 isoform X1, with translation MQAAPPPAPAVTMHQGYAAVLCVLAVLRLEAAALGECELARLLQDQLRYEKRLQYTKHYFPIGYTLRVQYEEVLRPANITRLRAGAASEASLRYLWFHVSAQAVQRIREALPEQHPSWPYARDLGQLLDALGREYGQYRQSDVAAAVAELVQRLHSGERRPKAVRPKALLDNCLRVLRMLFGAPCRWGATESGGEAGSQRGGGGGGGGGG, from the exons ATGCAGGctgcgccgccgcccgcccccgccgtcACCATGCACCAGGGCTACGCGGCCGTGCTGT GTGTCCTGGCCGTGCTGAGGCTGGAGGCTGCCGCGCTGGGCGAGTGCGAGCTGGCGCGGCTGCTGCAGGACCAGCTGCGCTACGAGAAGCGCCTGCAGTACACG AAGCACTACTTCCCCATCGGATACACGCTGCGGGTCCAGTACGAGGAGGTGCTGAGGCCGGCCAACATCACCCGCCTG CGTGCCGGGGCGGCCTCGGAGGCCTCGCTGCGCTACCTCTGGTTCCACGTCAGCGCGCAGGCGGTGCAGCGGATCCGCGAGGCGCTGCCGGAGCAGCACCCGTCATGGCCCTACGCCCGCGACCTGGGCCAGCTGCTCGACGCCCTGGGCCGGGAGTACGGGCAGTACCggcag AGCGAcgtggcggcggcggtggccgAGCTGGTGCAGCGGCTGCACAGCGGCGAGCGGCGCCCCAAGGCCGTGCGCCCCAAGGCGCTGCTGGACAACTGCCTGCGGGTGCTGCGGATGCTCTTCGGGGCGCCCT GTCGGTGGGGAGCCACGGAGAGCGGCGGCGAGGCGGGGAgccagcgaggaggaggaggaggaggaggaggaggagggtga